The Peromyscus leucopus breed LL Stock chromosome 4, UCI_PerLeu_2.1, whole genome shotgun sequence genome segment AGGACACACAAGACTTAGGATCACTAAAGGCAGGGATTACACCTATCAGGGAGCACATGAACTCACAAATACATGCATGACACAACACAGGCCACTAGAGGATGGACATGGTAGATTATAGGTCACTCACCGGGGCTGTATGCTCTGAACGCACATGATAATCATGGCCAGCCTTGGATCGGTAAGTCTTGCCACAGTGGGTACAGGGGAAGGAGGGACTGTCTACCTCACATGCTGGCTTCCCACAGCGCCGCTGGTGATACTGATAACCCATGAGGCTGGAGAAGGCAGCTCCGCAGCCCTGGGGATCCAGGTCAGAGACCAGGTAAGCAATCATCCAGCCCAAGTCCTAAACTCCCCCACATGGCTTAACACAGACCTCCTGGGGGCAACGTAGGCGTCCCATCTGCTTCAGCACCTTTCGAAGCCTCTCTCGCTCCTCCTGTTCTCCCCCTTCAGAGGCCTCAGCATCAGTGGGCTGAAGACAGAGCAAGCCTCAGACCTGATGCCAGTCAGGAGTTTAGGGCCACAGATCCAAAATCAAGCATAGAGGAGCAGTAGTGGAATGAGAGGTCAGCAGTCAGGGCTAGAGAGGGAGCTGGGGGTCAGGCAGCATACCTTGGCACTGTGTTCAGCCATGGTGTGGTAATTGAGACCAGCCTTGGACTTGAACTGTTTCCGGCAGTGCTGGCATTTGAGTGCTTCCTGCAACTGTAGACATGGCCTAACTATGAGAAATCCATCAAAGTCAGGGGATCTTCCCTCCCAGTACCTTGGGGGTtaggggtgggggcagaaggcTTACCTTATGACATACTTCCATGTGTTTTTTGAGCCCCACGAGGGTCTTCCGGGTAACCACATTGCAGGTGGGGCAGACAGCCTCCCCGCGTTCATGGATGGCTCGCTGCCACTGCTCCTCAGGGCCACCtgtgaggcagggccaggcctcAGGCTTGTGGGGCTCCTGAATGCCCTGGACTCCAGGGGCAGCCCCCATGCCTTTGCTACAGGATCCAGCCCACCATGGAGACCTGTCCTGGGTCCTGCCAGGCAGCCCCCACCTGGGGCTGGGTGGGCCACAGGAGCTGGTGCCTCCTTGCTGACAGTGACAGGGGTGGCCAGCACCTTCTTCCGCACTTCCTCAGAGCCTGATCCTTCTTGTTTCTTGGATCGATGAACTCGGGCCTTGTCCTCAGCTTTGGCCAGGCCTGTGTGCATACACAATGTGGATAAGACATATGGGCTAAATACTAACATACTTAGTCCCAGAGGTCTCCAACTAGCTGGGGTCTTACCTTTGAGCCCAAAGGTCCCTGAGATAGATGGCTGCTCCCCTGTGAATTTCTTGggtgttttctgtttccttcctgacTCAGGGGAGAGAAAATGAGTGCCAAGATTCTGGTCACATAACCACTTAAAGGCCAGAGCCCATCACGGCCAGTCTCCCAGTGCTCTTATCTTACTGTGCTTTGTGCGCTCGGGGTCCTCCTCTGGCTGGGATGTTGGGTCTGCAGGCTGAAGTGCCTCTTTGCCCATTAAAGGCCTACTTCCTGGCAGTAGGGAGCTGTTGCTGGGATCTGTACCCAGCTGGAAAGTCACACTCTGGCCCATGGTGGATGGGCCATACTCTCCATTCTCTGGCCTTGCCTGCTTGGGCAGGATGGGGCAGGTGTCCAAACTCTCTGCAGCCCTGCAAGTGGCAGGTAAGGTGAGGTCCAGGCGAACCCAGTGGCCCTCTCACCCCCCCAGGCACATCTGACAACTTACCACCCAAAATGACTTCCTGTACCTTTTCTTATTGCTGTTCTTGCCTGTAGCACGAGGTGTTTTGTTCTCAGATTTGGTCAGCAATACCATTTTGCAGGGTGGTGTGTGTCTGCTGATGGCAATGGGCCTGCTGACCGGCACTGGCTTGCTGACCACAATGGGCCTGCTGACCGGTACTGGCTTGGTGAGTGGCACAGGTTTTGTAACTGTCACAAGCTTGGTGACCGGCATGTGTTTGGTGAGTGGCACAGGTTTGGTGATTGGGATGGGCTTGGTGACTGGCACAGGCCTAGAGACTGGCATGGGCCTACTGACTGTGACTGGCTTGGTGACTGGCATAGGCCTGCTGACTGTGACTGGCTTACTGATGCCAATGGGTTTGCTGACTCCCACTGGTTTGCCAACAGTAACAGGTTTGCTCACTCCGATGGGCTTGCTGACCCCAACAGGCCGGTTGATGGTGACCGGTCGGCTGACTGGGCCAGGCTTAGGGGCAGGCAGGGGATGGTCCATGTGATTCCAAATCCGGTGCTTCTCCAGCTGGGTCTTGGAGGTGAATGCGGCCTCGCAGAAGGGGCAAGGGAAGGCCAGCCTATCTGAGATAGCACCCTGGGCAGGGAGGGTAGGTGTGGGATGGGGCCCCGGGGGCCTCTGCCCAGATGCACTCCCAGGCCTCCTCTTCCCCGACCCACAGCCCCTTACCCCTTGGCACCGCTGATAGTGGTACTTGAGCCCGTAGATGCTGGGGAACTCTAGCCAGCACCCTGAGTTTGGACACTTCACCCTTGAGTGTGCCTTGAATTCATCTTTCCACTGGTTCATCAGGGAGAGCTGGACAGAGAAAAAGGCCAAGCTGCTGACCTGCAGCTACCCAGACTCAAAGCTCCCCGAAACCAAATGAGCCCTTTAATCTTAAGAGCAGAGCAAGTATTCAAGCCATGCTGCAGATCTATGCTGTGGACTACCAACATAGCCCACTGGGACCTTATAACCGTCAGATGTAAGGGCCCTAAGCCACATGCTGAAACAAGCTGGCATAGGATGTGTACaggacagggaagggaagggctgtGGCCTTCACAGGCTGAATAGTATGAGCTCCTCATCCCCCAAGGGAGCTCACAGGAATATCTCGGAGAGCTTGGTTCTCAGCTTTCGGcctcccttttttcttcccttctgtcctGTCACTGGCAGTGTTTCCGGGGTCAAAGCAGAGTGAGGCCTGGCTAGGGACTGTATGTCCACTGTGGACCACTGGCATACCTGCAGCACAGGAGACAGCAAGGCTCAGTGGCTGCATAACATCACCAACCCCCAAGGGGCAGCAAGCCCAGACCAAGTCTTACTTTACCCATACCAAGGCCCAGGGGCTATAGTTAACCTAAGACAAGAGCCTAAGCCTCAGGCTGTCTAATAATCTCCACCCCATGAAGGTCCTCAGGATACCCCAAAAGGTAGCCTACTCTACTACTGGCTATCTGTATCTTCTAGAATTGATTTCTGCTCTAGCTCCTCACCCAGCTTTGGTGGGTCCTGCAACATGGGAAGCTGGACCTCCTTCCGGCTGCCACCCTTTCCAGATCCACTTTTGCTGGACCCTTGAAGCCGGCGGCCTCCTCCAACACAGAAGGATTCAGTCATCTCTATAGAGCAAGTGCACAGATCTATGAACTGAATGGGCCCAACCCAGGACTTTCACTGGGACTATCCTAGAGGCCCACAATAGGCCTCTCTAGCTTTGGCCTCCTTTATCTATCACATCGAAAAGTAATGGGGACTTCTAACTCAGGGAAGGGGGTTTGCACAGACAAGGTCTCTCCAAATAACCCAGAAGGCATGAACAGTGTGGAAAGAGTTGAAACTCTTGCTACATTTGACACACTCACCTCACCCTCATCTAGACACATAGTACCACAGTGTGCAAAGGATCAGGTGGAGGCTGTGTTCAGAAAAGGCCTATGCAATAGGAAGGAGATTGACAATATCCCTCTTGGGGGACAATTAACAACAGTAATGGTTGCTGGCAGCCACACCATGATGCCTCAGGGACACCTTCTCCTCAGGTCCCTGGCCCCTGCCCATCCAGATGACATGTGATACTAACTTACCCAGATGGGCACCCTTGACGACCTCTGTATGGACACAGAAGAAAGCCAATGTGGGTGTTGAAGGCCACTTCCTCACCACACGCATCCATCTCTTGTGGGCAAAGTTAAGACCCCCTGGAACTCCATTTTGGTCCCCATTCTTGCTCAGCCATCCTACCTGCCTGTCTTCTCAGCCTTCTGTGTAGTCAGGGCCCCTCCACCCAGATGGAAGCACTGGTTCAGTCCCTGAGCCACCACAGGCTAGCAGGCCACCATTTCTGCTATTCCCAACTTCTTGGTTCCTTGCCTAGGAACCCACTTCAGCTAAACAAGTTATGGCCAATACTGGCCCAAGCTCCAGAGCCTGCCAGGCTGAAGACACAAAGCAtactgggggcgggggtgagggCTCCAGGGACCTATTCTGCTTGGGACATCTCATACCTTAAAACTGAGGGGGGCCCTGAGCATAGCCATGTAGAGGCCTCTCAGAGGCCCAAAACCACAGAAGGGGGCGGTACCAAAGAGCAAGGTTCAAGCCGATGAGCTTGACAGTTTTTGATCAACTCCAATCAGAGGGGATGTGTAGGGGCTGCTATATCCAGGAGCACTCAGGTTAGAGGTCAGGACAATCACTGTCCACTGCCAAGGGCAACACCCCATCCTGGGCCTAGGGGAGGGAGGGTCTTAAATCAACCAAAGTTCTCTGGGTGTCCTCGCTTTGTAGCTTCAGAAGGAAACGAGTCATCCAGAATCCTGATAACATTTGAGGCCACGCGTAAAGGGCCTGCTACACCCTTCCAGTCTTTCAGTGCCTGGGCAGAGATCAGAGTTAGGGGTAAAGCACGGTCGCCAGAGTAGGAGGAAAATCCCTCCACCACCTGGGGTCCCCAGGATCTCGCTTGTAGCCTCCAGAGAAGAGGGCGCCTCCGCGGACTCAGGCCACT includes the following:
- the Znf512b gene encoding zinc finger protein 512B isoform X3, with translation MTESFCVGGGRRLQGSSKSGSGKGGSRKEVQLPMLQDPPKLGMPVVHSGHTVPSQASLCFDPGNTASDRTEGKKKGRPKAENQALRDIPLSLMNQWKDEFKAHSRVKCPNSGCWLEFPSIYGLKYHYQRCQGGAISDRLAFPCPFCEAAFTSKTQLEKHRIWNHMDHPLPAPKPGPVSRPVTINRPVGVSKPIGVSKPVTVGKPVGVSKPIGISKPVTVSRPMPVTKPVTVSRPMPVSRPVPVTKPIPITKPVPLTKHMPVTKLVTVTKPVPLTKPVPVSRPIVVSKPVPVSRPIAISRHTPPCKMVLLTKSENKTPRATGKNSNKKRAAESLDTCPILPKQARPENGEYGPSTMGQSVTFQLGTDPSNSSLLPGSRPLMGKEALQPADPTSQPEEDPERTKHRRKQKTPKKFTGEQPSISGTFGLKGLAKAEDKARVHRSKKQEGSGSEEVRKKVLATPVTVSKEAPAPVAHPAPGGGCLAGPRTGGPEEQWQRAIHERGEAVCPTCNVVTRKTLVGLKKHMEVCHKLQEALKCQHCRKQFKSKAGLNYHTMAEHSAKPTDAEASEGGEQEERERLRKVLKQMGRLRCPQEGCGAAFSSLMGYQYHQRRCGKPACEVDSPSFPCTHCGKTYRSKAGHDYHVRSEHTAPPPEEPTDKIPEAEDLLGVERTPSGRIRRTSAQVAVFHLQEIAEDELARDWTKRRMKDDLVPETARLNYTRPGLPTLNPQLLEAWKNEVKEKGHVNCPNDCCEAIYSSVSGLKAHLASCSKGDHLVGKYRCLLCPKEFSSESGVKYHILKTHAENWFRTSADPPPKHKSQNSLMPRKEKKKSLSGGKKRGRKPKERAPEEPASKLPPNRDDWPPGGRDKGARGSTGKKAGAGKAPEK
- the Znf512b gene encoding zinc finger protein 512B isoform X4, producing the protein MTESFCVGGGRRLQGSSKSGSGKGGSRKEVQLPMLQDPPKLGMPVVHSGHTVPSQASLCFDPGNTASDRTEGKKKGRPKAENQALRDIPLSLMNQWKDEFKAHSRVKCPNSGCWLEFPSIYGLKYHYQRCQGVRGCGSGKRRPGSASGQRPPGPHPTPTLPAQGAISDRLAFPCPFCEAAFTSKTQLEKHRIWNHMDHPLPAPKPGPVSRPVTINRPVGVSKPIGVSKPVTVGKPVGVSKPIGISKPVTVSRPMPVTKPVTVSRPMPVSRPVPVTKPIPITKPVPLTKHMPVTKLVTVTKPVPLTKPVPVSRPIVVSKPVPVSRPIAISRHTPPCKMVLLTKSENKTPRATGKNSNKKRAAESLDTCPILPKQARPENGEYGPSTMGQSVTFQLGTDPSNSSLLPGSRPLMGKEALQPADPTSQPEEDPERTKHRRKQKTPKKFTGEQPSISGTFGLKGLAKAEDKARVHRSKKQEGSGSEEVRKKVLATPVTVSKEAPAPVAHPAPGGGCLAGPRTGGPEEQWQRAIHERGEAVCPTCNVVTRKTLVGLKKHMEVCHKLQEALKCQHCRKQFKSKAGLNYHTMAEHSAKPTDAEASEGGEQEERERLRKVLKQMGRLRCPQEGCGAAFSSLMGYQYHQRRCGKPACEVDSPSFPCTHCGKTYRSKAGHDYHVRSEHTAPPPEEPTDKIPEAEDLLGVERTPSGRIRRTSAQVAVFHLQEIAEDELARDWTKRRMKDDLVPETARLNYTRPGLPTLNPQLLEAWKNEVKEKGHVNCPNDCCEAIYSSVSGLKAHLASCSKNWFRTSADPPPKHKSQNSLMPRKEKKKSLSGGKKRGRKPKERAPEEPASKLPPNRDDWPPGGRDKGARGSTGKKAGAGKAPEK
- the Znf512b gene encoding zinc finger protein 512B isoform X5, with translation MTESFCVGGGRRLQGSSKSGSGKGGSRKEVQLPMLQDPPKLGMPVVHSGHTVPSQASLCFDPGNTASDRTEGKKKGRPKAENQALRDIPLSLMNQWKDEFKAHSRVKCPNSGCWLEFPSIYGLKYHYQRCQGGAISDRLAFPCPFCEAAFTSKTQLEKHRIWNHMDHPLPAPKPGPVSRPVTINRPVGVSKPIGVSKPVTVGKPVGVSKPIGISKPVTVSRPMPVTKPVTVSRPMPVSRPVPVTKPIPITKPVPLTKHMPVTKLVTVTKPVPLTKPVPVSRPIVVSKPVPVSRPIAISRHTPPCKMVLLTKSENKTPRATGKNSNKKRAAESLDTCPILPKQARPENGEYGPSTMGQSVTFQLGTDPSNSSLLPGSRPLMGKEALQPADPTSQPEEDPERTKHRRKQKTPKKFTGEQPSISGTFGLKGLAKAEDKARVHRSKKQEGSGSEEVRKKVLATPVTVSKEAPAPVAHPAPGGPEEQWQRAIHERGEAVCPTCNVVTRKTLVGLKKHMEVCHKLQEALKCQHCRKQFKSKAGLNYHTMAEHSAKPTDAEASEGGEQEERERLRKVLKQMGRLRCPQEGCGAAFSSLMGYQYHQRRCGKPACEVDSPSFPCTHCGKTYRSKAGHDYHVRSEHTAPPPEEPTDKIPEAEDLLGVERTPSGRIRRTSAQVAVFHLQEIAEDELARDWTKRRMKDDLVPETARLNYTRPGLPTLNPQLLEAWKNEVKEKGHVNCPNDCCEAIYSSVSGLKAHLASCSKGDHLVGKYRCLLCPKEFSSESGVKYHILKTHAENWFRTSADPPPKHKSQNSLMPRKEKKKSLSGGKKRGRKPKERAPEEPASKLPPNRDDWPPGGRDKGARGSTGKKAGAGKAPEK
- the Znf512b gene encoding zinc finger protein 512B isoform X6: MNQWKDEFKAHSRVKCPNSGCWLEFPSIYGLKYHYQRCQGVRGCGSGKRRPGSASGQRPPGPHPTPTLPAQGAISDRLAFPCPFCEAAFTSKTQLEKHRIWNHMDHPLPAPKPGPVSRPVTINRPVGVSKPIGVSKPVTVGKPVGVSKPIGISKPVTVSRPMPVTKPVTVSRPMPVSRPVPVTKPIPITKPVPLTKHMPVTKLVTVTKPVPLTKPVPVSRPIVVSKPVPVSRPIAISRHTPPCKMVLLTKSENKTPRATGKNSNKKRAAESLDTCPILPKQARPENGEYGPSTMGQSVTFQLGTDPSNSSLLPGSRPLMGKEALQPADPTSQPEEDPERTKHRRKQKTPKKFTGEQPSISGTFGLKGLAKAEDKARVHRSKKQEGSGSEEVRKKVLATPVTVSKEAPAPVAHPAPGGGCLAGPRTGGPEEQWQRAIHERGEAVCPTCNVVTRKTLVGLKKHMEVCHKLQEALKCQHCRKQFKSKAGLNYHTMAEHSAKPTDAEASEGGEQEERERLRKVLKQMGRLRCPQEGCGAAFSSLMGYQYHQRRCGKPACEVDSPSFPCTHCGKTYRSKAGHDYHVRSEHTAPPPEEPTDKIPEAEDLLGVERTPSGRIRRTSAQVAVFHLQEIAEDELARDWTKRRMKDDLVPETARLNYTRPGLPTLNPQLLEAWKNEVKEKGHVNCPNDCCEAIYSSVSGLKAHLASCSKGDHLVGKYRCLLCPKEFSSESGVKYHILKTHAENWFRTSADPPPKHKSQNSLMPRKEKKKSLSGGKKRGRKPKERAPEEPASKLPPNRDDWPPGGRDKGARGSTGKKAGAGKAPEK
- the Znf512b gene encoding zinc finger protein 512B isoform X1, with the translated sequence MTESFCVGGGRRLQGSSKSGSGKGGSRKEVQLPMLQDPPKLGMPVVHSGHTVPSQASLCFDPGNTASDRTEGKKKGRPKAENQALRDIPLSLMNQWKDEFKAHSRVKCPNSGCWLEFPSIYGLKYHYQRCQGVRGCGSGKRRPGSASGQRPPGPHPTPTLPAQGAISDRLAFPCPFCEAAFTSKTQLEKHRIWNHMDHPLPAPKPGPVSRPVTINRPVGVSKPIGVSKPVTVGKPVGVSKPIGISKPVTVSRPMPVTKPVTVSRPMPVSRPVPVTKPIPITKPVPLTKHMPVTKLVTVTKPVPLTKPVPVSRPIVVSKPVPVSRPIAISRHTPPCKMVLLTKSENKTPRATGKNSNKKRAAESLDTCPILPKQARPENGEYGPSTMGQSVTFQLGTDPSNSSLLPGSRPLMGKEALQPADPTSQPEEDPERTKHRRKQKTPKKFTGEQPSISGTFGLKGLAKAEDKARVHRSKKQEGSGSEEVRKKVLATPVTVSKEAPAPVAHPAPGGGCLAGPRTGGPEEQWQRAIHERGEAVCPTCNVVTRKTLVGLKKHMEVCHKLQEALKCQHCRKQFKSKAGLNYHTMAEHSAKPTDAEASEGGEQEERERLRKVLKQMGRLRCPQEGCGAAFSSLMGYQYHQRRCGKPACEVDSPSFPCTHCGKTYRSKAGHDYHVRSEHTAPPPEEPTDKIPEAEDLLGVERTPSGRIRRTSAQVAVFHLQEIAEDELARDWTKRRMKDDLVPETARLNYTRPGLPTLNPQLLEAWKNEVKEKGHVNCPNDCCEAIYSSVSGLKAHLASCSKGDHLVGKYRCLLCPKEFSSESGVKYHILKTHAENWFRTSADPPPKHKSQNSLMPRKEKKKSLSGGKKRGRKPKERAPEEPASKLPPNRDDWPPGGRDKGARGSTGKKAGAGKAPEK
- the Znf512b gene encoding zinc finger protein 512B isoform X2 codes for the protein MTESFCVGGGRRLQGSSKSGSGKGGSRKEVQLPMLQDPPKLGMPVVHSGHTVPSQASLCFDPGNTASDRTEGKKKGRPKAENQALRDIPLSLMNQWKDEFKAHSRVKCPNSGCWLEFPSIYGLKYHYQRCQGVRGCGSGKRRPGSASGQRPPGPHPTPTLPAQGAISDRLAFPCPFCEAAFTSKTQLEKHRIWNHMDHPLPAPKPGPVSRPVTINRPVGVSKPIGVSKPVTVGKPVGVSKPIGISKPVTVSRPMPVTKPVTVSRPMPVSRPVPVTKPIPITKPVPLTKHMPVTKLVTVTKPVPLTKPVPVSRPIVVSKPVPVSRPIAISRHTPPCKMVLLTKSENKTPRATGKNSNKKRAAESLDTCPILPKQARPENGEYGPSTMGQSVTFQLGTDPSNSSLLPGSRPLMGKEALQPADPTSQPEEDPERTKHRRKQKTPKKFTGEQPSISGTFGLKGLAKAEDKARVHRSKKQEGSGSEEVRKKVLATPVTVSKEAPAPVAHPAPGGPEEQWQRAIHERGEAVCPTCNVVTRKTLVGLKKHMEVCHKLQEALKCQHCRKQFKSKAGLNYHTMAEHSAKPTDAEASEGGEQEERERLRKVLKQMGRLRCPQEGCGAAFSSLMGYQYHQRRCGKPACEVDSPSFPCTHCGKTYRSKAGHDYHVRSEHTAPPPEEPTDKIPEAEDLLGVERTPSGRIRRTSAQVAVFHLQEIAEDELARDWTKRRMKDDLVPETARLNYTRPGLPTLNPQLLEAWKNEVKEKGHVNCPNDCCEAIYSSVSGLKAHLASCSKGDHLVGKYRCLLCPKEFSSESGVKYHILKTHAENWFRTSADPPPKHKSQNSLMPRKEKKKSLSGGKKRGRKPKERAPEEPASKLPPNRDDWPPGGRDKGARGSTGKKAGAGKAPEK
- the Znf512b gene encoding zinc finger protein 512B isoform X7, producing the protein MTESFCVGGGRRLQGSSKSGSGKGGSRKEVQLPMLQDPPKLGMPVVHSGHTVPSQASLCFDPGNTASDRTEGKKKGRPKAENQALRDIPLSLMNQWKDEFKAHSRVKCPNSGCWLEFPSIYGLKYHYQRCQGVRGCGSGKRRPGSASGQRPPGPHPTPTLPAQGAISDRLAFPCPFCEAAFTSKTQLEKHRIWNHMDHPLPAPKPGPVSRPVTINRPVGVSKPIGVSKPVTVGKPVGVSKPIGISKPVTVSRPMPVTKPVTVSRPMPVSRPVPVTKPIPITKPVPLTKHMPVTKLVTVTKPVPLTKPVPVSRPIVVSKPVPVSRPIAISRHTPPCKMVLLTKSENKTPRATGKNSNKKRAAESLDTCPILPKQARPENGEYGPSTMGQSVTFQLGTDPSNSSLLPGSRPLMGKEALQPADPTSQPEEDPERTKHRRKQKTPKKFTGEQPSISGTFGLKGLAKAEDKARVHRSKKQEGSGSEEVRKKVLATPVTVSKEAPAPVAHPAPGGGCLAGPRTGGPEEQWQRAIHERGEAVCPTCNVVTRKTLVGLKKHMEVCHKLQEALKCQHCRKQFKSKAGLNYHTMAEHSAKPTDAEASEGGEQEERERLRKVLKQMGRLRCPQEGCGAAFSSLMGYQYHQRRCGKPACEVDSPSFPCTHCGKTYRSKAGHDYHVRSEHTAPPPEEPTDKIPEAEDLLGVERTPSGRIRRTSAQVAVFHLQEIAEDELARDWTKRRMKDDLVPETARLNYTRPGLPTLNPQLLEAWKNEVKEKGHVNCPNDCCEAIYSSVSGLKAHLASCSKQQDKGLDQMWVL